Proteins encoded together in one Lathyrus oleraceus cultivar Zhongwan6 chromosome 5, CAAS_Psat_ZW6_1.0, whole genome shotgun sequence window:
- the LOC127084548 gene encoding clathrin heavy chain 1 — translation MAANAPITMKEALTLGSVGINPQFITFTHVTMESEKFICVRETGPSNSVVMIDMNMPMQPLRRPITADSALMNPNTRILALKAQVPGTTQDHLQVFNIETKTKMKSYQMTQQVVFWKWITAKMLGIVTQTSVYHWSIEGDGEPMKVFDRTANLANNQIINYRCDPSEKWLVLIGIAPGSPERPQLVKGNMQLFAVEQQRSQALEAHAASFASFRVTGNDKDSILICFASKTINAGQVTSKMHVIELGAQPGKPSFSKKQADLFFPPDFADDFPVSMQISNKYGLIYVITKLGLLFVYDMETATAVYRNRISPDPIFLTSEASSEGGFYAINRRGQVLLATVNETTIVPFVSGQLNNLELAVNLAKRGNLPGAEELVVQRFQELFAQTKYKEAAELAAESPRGILRTPDTVAKFQSVPVQAGQTPPLLQYFGTLLTRGKLNAFESLELSRLVVNQNKKNLLENWLAEDKLECSEELGDLVKTVDNDLALKIYIKARATPKVVAAFAERREFDKILIYSKQVGYTPDYMFLLQTILRTDPQGAVNFALMMSQMEGGCPVDYNTITDLFLQRNLIREATAFLLDVLKPNLPEHGYLQTKVLEINLVTFPNVADAILANGMFSHYDRPRIGQLCEKAGLFIRALQHYSELPDIKRVIVNTHAIEPQSLVEFFGTLSREWALECMKDLLLVNLRGNLQIIVQTAKEYSEQLGADACIKLFEQFKSYEGLYFFLGSYLSSSEDPDIHFKYIEAAAKTGQIKEVERVTRESNFYDAEKTKNFLMEAKLPDARPLINVCDRFGFVPDLTHYLYTSNMLRYIEGYVQKVNPGNAPLVVGQLLDDECPEDFIKGLILSVRSLLPVEPLVEECEKRNRLRLLTQFLEHLVSEGSQDVHVHNALGKIIIDSNNNPEHFLTTNPYYDSRVVGKYCEKRDPTLAVVAYRRGQCDDELVNVTNKNSLFKLQARYVVERMDADLWEKVLDPENEFRRQLIDQVVSTALPESKSPEQVSAAVKAFMTADLPHELIELLEKIVLQNSAFNGNFNLQNLLILTAIKADPSRVMDYINRLDNFDGPAVGEVAVEAQLYEEAFIIFKKFNLNVQAVTVLLDNLKTIDRAVEFAFRVEEDAVWSQVAKAQLREGLVSDAIESFIRADDSTHFLEVIKAAEDGEAYHDLVKYLLMVRQNTKEPKVDSELIYAYAKIDRLGEIEEFILMPNVANLPVVGDRLYDEALYEAAKIIFAFISNWAKLAVTLVKLQQFQGAVDAARKANSSKTWKEVCFACVDAEEFRLAQICGLNVIIQVDDLEEVSEFYQNRGCFNELISLMESGLGLERAHMGIFTELGVLYARYRSEKLMEHIKLFSSRLNIPKVIRACDEQQHWKELTYLYIQYDEFDNAATTVMNHSPEAWDHMQFKDIIVKVASVELYYKAVHFYLQEHPEVVNDLLNVIALRVDHTRVVDIMRKAGHLKLIKPYMIAVQSNNVSAVNEALNEIYAEEEDYDRLRESIDLHDNFDQIGLAQKIEKHELLEMRRVAAYIYKKAGRWKQSIALSKKDNLYKDCMETCSQSGDRELSEDLLVYFIEKGKKECFASCLFVCYDIIRPDVALELAWMNSMIDFCFPYLLQFIREYTSKVDELIKDRIEAHNEEKAKEKEEKDVIAQQNMYAQLLPLALPAPPMPGMGGGGYAPPPPQPPMGGMGMPPMPPYGLPPMGY, via the exons ATGGCTGCAAATGCCCCCATCACCATGAAGGAGGCCTTAACG TTGGGAAGCGTTGGAATCAATCCGCAATTCATCACGTTCACTCACGTGACTATGGAATCTGAGAAGTTTATATGTGTTAGGGAAACTGGTCCTTCGAACAGTGTTGTTATGATTGATATGAATATGCCAATGCAGCCTTTGAGACGACCAATTACTGCTGATTCTGCTCTTATGAACCCTAATACCAGAATTCTCGCTCTTAAAG CTCAAGTTCCCGGAACTACTCAGGATCATTTGCAAGTATTTAACATTGAAACGAAAACAAAGATGAAATCATATCAAATGACTCAACAG GTTGTGTTTTGGAAGTGGATAACCGCAAAGATGTTAGGCATAGTCACTCAGACATCTGTGTATCATTGGTCAATTGAAG GCGATGGTGAGCCAATGAAGGTGTTTGACCGAACAGCTAATCTGGCAAATAACCAGATCATCAATTATCGTTGTGATCCTAGTGAAAAGTGGTTGGTTTTGATTGGAATTGCTCCTGGTTCTCCTGAG AGACCACAACTTGTAAAAGGAAACATGCAACTCTTCGCAGTGGAACAACAACGGAGTCAGGCTCTTGAAGCACACGCTGCCTCATTTGCCTCATTCAGA GTTACTGGAAATGATAAGGATTCAATTCTTATTTGTTTTGCATCCAAGACCATTAATGCTGGACAGGTTACATCAAAGATGCACGTCATCGAACTTGGTGCCCAGCCAG GCAAGCCGTCATTTTCTAAAAAACAAGCAGATTTGTTCTTTCCTCCAGACTTTGCTGATGACTTTCCTGTATCAATGCAG ATTTCAAATAAATATGGCTTGATATATGTTATCACAAAACTTGGTCTTTTATTTGTCTATGATATGGAGACTGCCACCGCAGTTTACAGAAATCGAATCAGTCCCGATCCTATATTTTTGACCTCAGAAGCATCATCGGAAGGGGGATTTTATGCCATAAATAGACGTGGCCAAGTATTGCTAGCTACTGTGAATGAGACAACCATTGTACCTTTTGTTAGTGGCCAG TTAAACAATTTGGAACTTGCTGTTAATCTTGCTAAAAGAGGAAACCTCCCCGGTGCAGAAGAATTG GTTGTTCAGCGGTTTCAAGAGTTATTTGCTCAGACCAAGTATAAGGAAGCTGCAGAGCTTGCTGCAGAATCACCACGAGGAATACTTCGAACTCCTGATACAGTTGCTAAATTTCAG AGTGTACCTGTGCAAGCTGGACAAACACCACCACTGTTGCAATACTTTGGAACTCTGTTAACCAGGGGTAAACTGAATGCTTTTGAGTCGTTGGAACTATCACGACTTGTCGTAAATCAGAACAAAAAGAATCTTTTAGAAAATTGGCTAGCAGAGGACAAATTGGAATGCAGCGAGGAGCTTGGTGACCTTGTAAAG ACAGTTGATAATGACCTTGCACTGAAAATCTATATTAAAGCTAGAGCTACACCTAAAGTTGTTGCAGCTTTTGCGGAGAGGAGGGAATTTGACAAGATCCTGATTTATTCCAAGCAG GTTGGGTATACACCTGATTACATGTTCCTTTTGCAAACAATTTTACGGACAGACCCGCAG GGTGCTGTAAATTTTGCTCTCATGATGTCTCAAATGGAGGGAGGATGCCCTGTGGACTACAACACAATAACTGATCTCTTTCTTCAG AGGAATTTGATCCGCGAGGCAACAGCATTTTTGTTGGATGTGCTGAAGCCAAACCTACCTGAACATGGATATCTTCAAACAAAG GTTCTGGAGATTAATCTTGTGACGTTTCCAAATGTTGCTGATGCTATATTGGCCAATGGCATGTTCAGTCATTATGATCGCCCACGTATTGGACAACTCTGTGAAAAGGCTGGCCTTTTCATACGTGCTCTTCAG CATTATAGCGAATTGCCAGATATCAAGCGTGTGATTGTGAATACACATGCCATTGAGCCACAG TCTTTAGTTGAGTTCTTTGGAACCCTTTCTCGAGAATGGGCACTTGAGTGTATGAAAGATCTTTTACTGGTCAATCTTAGGGGAAATCTTCAGATAATTGTTCAG ACTGCTAAGGAATATTCTGAGCAGCTGGGAGCTGATGCATGCATTAAACTCTTTGAGCAATTTAAATCCTATGAAGGACTTTATTTTTTCTTGGGTTCATACTTGAGTTCCAG TGAGGATCCTGATATTCACTTCAAGTACATTGAAGCTGCTGCTAAAACTGGACAAATCAAGGAGGTAGAGCGCGTGACTAGGGAATCAAACTTCTATGATGCCGAGAAGACCAAGAATTTTCTAATGGAGGCTAAACTTCCTGATGCACGACCATTGATTAATGTGTGTGATCGTTTTGGTTTTGTTCCAGATCTCACACACTATCTTTATACCAGCAATATGCTTCGCTATATTGAAGGTTATGTTCAAAAG GTCAATCCTGGAAATGCTCCTCTAGTTGTAGGACAGTTGTTAGATGATGAATGCCCCGAAGATTTCATTAAAGGTCTCATACTTTCAGTTCGTTCCCTTCTGCCAGTTGAGCCTTTAGTTGAAGAGTGTGAGAAGAG GAATCGTCTCCGCTTGCTGACTCAGTTCTTGGAGCATCTTGTGAGTGAAGGAAGCCAGGATGTACATGTGCATAATGCCTTGGGTAAAATCATCATCGACAGCAACAACAATCCTGAGCATTTTCTCACAACCAACCCATATTATGATTCTCGTGTTGTTGGCAAATATTGTGAGAAGCGAGATCCTACTCTTGCTGTTGTTGCTTACCGAAGAGGGCAATGCGATGATGAGCTTGTTAATGTTACTAATAAAAATTCCCTGTTCAAACTCCAAGCAAG ATATGTTGTGGAAAGGATGGATGCTGACCTCTGGGAGAAAGTTCTTGATCCTGAGAATGAGTTCAGAAGACAGTTGATTGATCAAGTGGTGTCCACTGCTTTGCCTGAAAGCAAGAGTCCTGAACAAGTTTCAGCTGCAGTGAAAGCTTTTATGACTGCTGATCTTCCCCATGAGTTAATTGAGCTTCTTGAAAAGATTGTGCTACAAAATTCTGCTTTTAATGGAAACTTTAATCTGCAAAATTTACTGATCCTCACTGCAATAAAGGCAGACCCTTCAAGAGTTATGGACTACATAAATAGGTTGGATAACTTTGATGGACCTGCCGTCGGGGAGGTGGCAGTGGAAGCACAATTATATGAAGAAGCATTTATTATTTTCAAGAAATTTAATTTGAATGTTCAGGCTGTTACTGTTCTGCTAGATAACCTTAAGACTATTGATCGTGCTGTGGAATTTGCTTTCCGGGTTGAAGAAGATGCTGTTTGGAGCCAGGTGGCGAAGGCACAACTGAGAGAAGGATTAGTAAGTGATGCAATTGAGTCGTTCATTCGCGCAGATGATTCAACTCATTTCTTAGAGGTTATAAAGGCTGCTGAAGATGGAGAGGCATACCATGATCTGGTAAAGTACCTTCTCATGGTTAGGCAGAATACCAAAGAGCCCAAGGTGGACAGTGAGCTCATTTATGCCTATGCAAAGATTGATCGGCTTGGTGAAATTGAAGAGTTTATATTGATGCCAAACGTTGCCAATTTACCAGTTGTTGGAGACCGCTTGTATGATGAAGCTCTATACGAGGCTGCAAAAATTATATTTGCTTTTATCTCTAACTGGGCTAAGTTAGCAGTCACATTGGTTAAGCTTCAACAGTTTCAGGGTGCAGTTGATGCTGCCAGGAAAGCAAACAGTTCAAAAACTTGGAAGGAAGTTTGTTTTGCCTGTGTTGATGCTGAGGAATTCCGCTTAGCTCAGATTTGTGGTCTCAATGTCATCATTCAG GTGGATGATTTGGAAGAGGTTAGTGAGTTTTATCAGAACAGAGGATGCTTCAATGAGCTCATTTCTTTAATGGAGAGTGGGCTAGGATTGGAGCGAGCACATATGGGAATCTTTACTGAATTGGGCGTTCTTTATGCAAGATATCGCTCTGAGAAGCTAATGGAACACATTAAGTTGTTCTCAAGCCGGCTTAATATTCCAAAGGTTATTCGAGCATGTGATGAGCAGCAGCACTGGAAAGAACTTACATACTTGTACATCCAATATGATGAGTTTGATAATGCTGCAACTACTGTAATGAATCACTCTCCTGAAGCATGGGACCACATGCAATTCAAAGATATTATAGTTAAAGTTGCCAGTGTGGAACTCTACTATAAAGCTGTTCACTTCTACTTGCAAGAACATCCTGAAGTAGTAAATGATCTTCTAAATGTGATTGCTCTTCGTGTGGACCATACTCGTGTAGTAGACATAATGCGGAAG GCTGGTCACCTCAAATTGATCAAGCCTTACATGATCGCCGTTCAAAGCAATAATGTATCTGCTGTCAATGAAGCTCTAAATGAAATTTATGCTGAGGAAGAGGACTATGACAGACTTCGAGAATCAATAGACCTGCATGACAACTTTGATCAAATAGGTCTTGCACAGAAG ATTGAGAAGCATGAACTTCTTGAAATGAGGCGTGTTGCTGCATACATCTATAAGAAAGCAGGAAGATGGAAGCAATCCATTGCTTTGTCAAAGAAAGACAATCTTTACAAGGATTGTATGGAAACTTGCTCTCAATCTGGTGACCGTGAACTCTCAGAGGATTTGCTTGTCTACTTTATTGAGAAG GGGAAGAAAGAGTGTTTTGCATCATGTCTCTTTGTCTGCTATGATATCATACGGCCAGATGTTGCTCTTGAATTGGCTTGGATGAATAGCATGATTGACTTTTGTTTCCCATATCTCTTACAA TTTATCCGAGAGTATACAAGCAAGGTAGATGAGCTTATCAAGGATAGAATTGAAGCACACAATGAGGAGAAAGCTAAGGAGAAGGAGGAGAAGGATGTAATTGCTCAACAG AATATGTATGCCCAGTTGCTACCACTTGCTTTGCCAGCACCACCAATGCCAGGAATGGGAGGAGGAGGGTATGCCCCTCCCCCTCCACAACCGCCCATGGGTGGAATGGGGATGCCACCGATGCCTCCTTATGGCTTGCCTCCAATGGGCTACTGA